Part of the Streptomyces antimycoticus genome, CAAAGGGTCGTGCAATTCCATCCACCAAGATGCGGGCGCCTCTGCGTCGCCCCAGGACGAAGGAGTATCCGTCCGATGACACGCCTCACCGCCGACAGCATGGCCGAGCTGTTCTCCGGCGCCGTCACGCTGGCCAAGTCCGGCGAAAAGGTCAGCCCCCGGGGCATGGCCACCCGCGAAGTCCGTGACGTGCACCTGCTGCTCACCCGGCCGCGCGCCCGCCTGCTCTACGCACCGCCGGCCCGAATCGTGAACCCGGCCTTCGCGGTCGCCGAGACGGTTTGGCACCTGTCCGGATCCGACGCCGCGTGGATCTTCGACTACAACGACCGGCTGCGGCAGTTCGCCGACGACGGCGTCCTCCTCGGTGCGTACGGACCCAGGATGCGGAACTGGGCCGGCAAGGTGGACCAGCTGGCCCGCGTCGTGGAGATCCTCAGGGAGGACCCCGACTCCCGGCGAGCCCTGATCCAGCTCTACGACCCGGCCCAGGACGCCGCAGGGCACAAGGACGTGCCCTGCACCCTCGGGTTCCGGTTCCACCTGCGAGCCGGCCGCCTGCACATGGCGACCATGATGCGCGGCCAGGACGTGTGGATCGGCATGCCGTACGACGTGTTCTTCTACACCGTGCTGCACGAGCTGGTCGCCGGGTGGCTCGACGCGGAGCTGGGCGAGTTCCACCTGCACGTCGGCTCGCTGCACATCTACGACGAACACGTCGAGCAGGCCGAGCTACTGACCTCGCTCGCGGCGAGCCCGCACATGCCCGACCTGCGAACGCCCTGGACGGGCTTCGCCAGCCTGCTCGACCAGGTCGAGGCCCGCGACGTGACCGGCCACCCCGGCTGGGACGCGATGGCCGAGACGCTGCGCAGTTACCGGCTGTGGAAGGACGGCAAGCGCGAGCAGGCGTGGCGGGCGGCCGACAGGATCGACGGACCCCTCGGCCAGGCCCTCACCGCCTGGTACGGAGAACTGAAGCGGCGCTCGGCCAAGCGCGACGCGACGGCCGGGGCAAGGTGACCGCCGCCATGAAGCGCACACCTTCCGTCGTCCTCGGCCTGTGCTCGTACACCCACGACTCGTCGGCCGCCCTTCTCGTGGACGGTGAACTCGTCGGCTTCGTCGAGGAGGAGCGCCTCTCCGAGCACAAGCACACCAAGCTCTACCCGGCCCACGCCGTGGGGTGGCTCCTCGACCACGCCAAGCTGAGCGCCGACGACGTGGACGCCGTCGCCTACAACTTCCAGCCCTCCCGCTACCTCGCCGAGTCGCCCGCCGCCCTGCGGATGGCGCTCTCGCCGACGACGCGCGACCGGAGCTTGGCCCGTGCCCACGGGTTCGCCAAGGTGGCCGTGCGTACCCGGCAGCGGCTGCGTGTCCTCGGCAGCCAATTCCCGTCTGCCCACGTCACCCCGGTCCTGCACCACCGCGCCCACCAGCTCACCGCCTTCGCCGCCTCCGGCTGGGAGGAAGCCGCCGTGCTCGTGGTCGACAGCCTTGGCGAGCGGCAGACCACCACCATCGCCCGCGGCTACGGCACTCATCGCCCCCGCGCCCGGACCCTGGAAGCGATCA contains:
- a CDS encoding thymidylate synthase; translated protein: MTRLTADSMAELFSGAVTLAKSGEKVSPRGMATREVRDVHLLLTRPRARLLYAPPARIVNPAFAVAETVWHLSGSDAAWIFDYNDRLRQFADDGVLLGAYGPRMRNWAGKVDQLARVVEILREDPDSRRALIQLYDPAQDAAGHKDVPCTLGFRFHLRAGRLHMATMMRGQDVWIGMPYDVFFYTVLHELVAGWLDAELGEFHLHVGSLHIYDEHVEQAELLTSLAASPHMPDLRTPWTGFASLLDQVEARDVTGHPGWDAMAETLRSYRLWKDGKREQAWRAADRIDGPLGQALTAWYGELKRRSAKRDATAGAR